One window of Salminus brasiliensis chromosome 16, fSalBra1.hap2, whole genome shotgun sequence genomic DNA carries:
- the LOC140537133 gene encoding hydroxycarboxylic acid receptor 3-like has product MANASVCCAFDSPILDQVLPPILFLEFIFGLSGNILALSMFAFHMESWKPNSIYLAHLAIADSVVLFCLPFRADYYRRGKDWIYGDAFCRILLFLLAANRAAGIFFLTAVAVDRYIKIVHPLHRINRMSLTYALWVSFGLWACIVAMTAYLLTSKHFYYNNNRTQCESFNICMGNNPLSNWHNAFYVIQFFVPTSIVVFCTACITWQLKIKTVDTQGKIKRAVQFIFVVALVFIICFFPSTISRIAVWILKAWYNECPYFREANLAFYTSVCFTYFNSVLNPLVYYFSTPAFSGTFQKLVMKLRGKKTGEQVSGNNKTLSSITGNLS; this is encoded by the coding sequence ATGGCGAATGCTTCAGTGTGCTGTGCCTTCGATTCACCCATCCTGGACCAGGTTCTACCTCCCATTCTTTTCCTAGAGTTCATTTTTGGCCTCTCGGGGAACATTCTCGCTCTCTCGATGTTCGCTTTCCACATGGAGAGCTGGAAGCCCAACTCCATCTATCTGGCTCACCTGGCCATAGCTGACTCAGTGGTCCTCTTCTGCCTGCCCTTTAGGGCCGACTACTACCGCAGGGGCAAGGACTGGATCTATGGAGATGCCTTTTGTCGAATCTTGCTCTTCCTGCTGGCGGCCAACAGAGCCGCCGGCATCTTCTTCCTCACGGCAGTGGCTGTGGACCGCTACATTAAGATAGTCCACCCGCTCCACCGCATCAACCGCATGAGCCTGACCTATGCTCTGTGGGTCTCCTTTGGCCTGTGGGCCTGCATCGTAGCCATGACAGCCTACCTTCTGACCTCAAAGCACTTTTACTACAATAACAATCGCACCCAGTGTGAGAGCTTCAACATCTGCATGGGGAACAATCCGCTCTCCAACTGGCACAATGCCTTCTACGTTATTCAGTTCTTCGTGCCCACGAGCATCGTCGTCTTCTGTACGGCTTGTATCACATGGCAGTTAAAAATCAAGACGGTAGACACCCAGGGCAAAATCAAGAGGGCCGTGCAGTTCATCTTTGTCGTCGCTCTAGTCTTCATCATCTGCTTTTTTCCAAGCACCATCTCCCGGATTGCTGTGTGGATCCTCAAAGCCTGGTACAACGAGTGTCCGTACTTCCGCGAAGCAAACCTGGCTTTCTACACATCGGTCTGTTTCACCTATTTCAACAGTGTGCTGAACCCTCTGGTTTATTACTTCTCCACGCCAGCGTTCAGCGGAACGTTCCAGAAACTTGTTATGAAACTCAGAGGCAAAAAAACAGGCGAGCAGGTCTCAGGGAACAACAAAACTCTGTCTTCGATAACAGGCAATCTCAGTTAA
- the denr gene encoding density-regulated protein, whose protein sequence is MATTENAESGSPENKVDRADPDAKYPLKVLYCGVCSLPSEYCEYMPEPAKCRQWLEKNFPDVFARMTLGNAPRQETGGGGGGGEAPPAGEEEEKKKQKRGGRGQIKQKKKTVPQKVTIAKIPRAKKKYVTRVCGLATFDIDLKEAQRFFAQKFSCGASVTAEDEIIIQGDFTDDIIDVIQEKWPEVDDDSIDDLGEVKK, encoded by the exons ATGGCTACTACTGAGAATGCAGAGTCAGGCTCACCAGAGAACAAGGTGGATCGGGCCGACCCAGATGCAAAGTACCCACTGAAAGTGCTTTACTGCGGAG TATGCTCCTTGCCGTCAGAG TACTGTGAGTACATGCCTGAGCCAGCAAAATGCAGACAGTGGCTTGAGAAGAATTTCCCAGATGTGTTTGCTAGAATGACTCTTG GAAATGCACCCAGGCAGGAAAcaggaggtggtggaggaggtggagaggcgccccctgctggagaggaagaggagaagaagaagcagaaaagaG GTGGTAGAGGTCAAAtcaaacagaagaagaagactGTTCCCCAGAAAGTGACGATAGCAAAAATCCCACGGGCTAAGAAGAAATACGTCACACGGGTGTGTGGATTGGCCACCTTTG ATATTGACCTTAAAGAGGCTCAGAGGTTCTTTGCTCAGAAATTCTCCTGTGGTGCCTCAGTGACAGCAGAGGATGAGATCATCATTCAGGGAGACTTTACAGATGACATCATTGATGTTATCCAGGAGAAGTGGCCTGAG GTGGATGACGACAGCATTGATGATCTTGGGgaagtcaaaaagtga
- the ccdc62 gene encoding coiled-coil domain-containing protein 62 isoform X1: MDEDKRKDDSQLTGSRFTMPRNGFSFDPWHSTPVKKHPDEASIAGRTQMPSNHVSSLSYVHTSKSPALKMEISTIEKQRMELQLLIAELKDRDQELNTMAAAHHRQLQAWEQDRQRVLTLEQRCGRLEDELQKRNEVIRAISKRLKVVEAQEKDSYRELSTAQQRVQELSQSQQHSSQQRHTLEEKTQSLNSTIMTLSSQVGQLQVHEEELTSMLKLKDKDLMEATSHILGLTNRLQESDASLKQSQARESKLLRETEEYKRRFREARHNNVQLKDDLQEKTIENNSQREELIRLKQENQLLRKELALAGEGESWKDELLGLARSKQERTESELLCLRQVCEKQQNDLQLLKLNLESAREALRRHECQRSRESPIDVTCLFVDCPISSPRSRRSPVPVEDAFNVTASGSQEEYTSSTSRLQRLLAESQQMVASLERSSGKSLSPTPSPTSNSVCSLRANHNNSNSHNHSQSCRNSLGENQRIRVDDSQVQSNLQLSGTKDCGQ, translated from the exons ATGGATGAAGATAAAAGGAAAGATGACTCCCAACTGACTGGAAGTCGTTTCACCATGCCCAGAAATG gCTTTTCGTTTGATCCCTGGCACAGCACACCGGTAAAGAAG CATCCAGATGAAGCCAGCATTGCTGGTCGGACACAGATGCCTTCTAATCATGTGTCATCTCTGTCCTATGTGCACACCTCAAAG TCTCCAGCACTTAAAATGGAAATCTCTACCATTGAAAAGCAACGGATGGAGCTGCAGCTCCTGATAGCAGAGCTGAAGGACCGTGACCAGGAGCTCAACACCATGGCTGCGGCCCACCACAGGCAGCTCCAGGCATGGGAGCAGGACCGCCAGAGAGTGCTGACTCTGGAGCAGCGGTGTGGACGCCTTGAGG ACGAGCTACAGAAGCGTAATGAGGTGATCCGAGCCATTAGCAAGCGCTTGAAGGTCGTGGAGGCACAAGAGAAGGACAGTTATCGAGAGCTCAGCACTGCCCAGCAACGAGTGCAGGAGCTGAGCCAGAGCCAACAGCATAGTAGCCAACAGCGACACACCCTGGAG GAAAAGACACAGAGTCTGAACTCCACCATCATGACTCTCTCATCCCAGGTTGGCCAGCTCCAAGTTCATGAAGAGGAGCTCACTTCCATGCTTAAACTTAAG GACAAAGACTTGATGGAAGCCACCAGTCACATATTAGGCCTAACCAATCGGCTGCAGGAATCTGACGCATCATTAAAGCAGTCTCAAGCACGTGAGAGCAAATTGTTACGGGAAACTGAAGAATACAAGCGACGCTTCAGAGAGGCCAGACATAATAACGTTCAACTAAAAg ATGATCTTCAGGAGAAGACCATAGAGAACAACAGTCAGCGAGAAGAGCTCATTCGGCTTAAACAAGAGAACCAGTTGCTCAGGAAAGAACTGGCTCTAGCAG GTGAGGGTGAAAGCTGGAAGGATGAGTTACTTGGACTAGCACGGTCAAAGCAAGAGCGCACAGAGTCCGAGCTTCTCTGCCTGCGACAG GTGTGTGAAAAGCAGCAGAACGACTTGCAGTTGTTGAAGCTCAACCTAGAAAGTGCCAGGGAGGCACTGAGACGGCATGAATGTCAAAGGTCACGTGAAAG CCCAATAGATGTGACTTGTCTGTTTGTGGACTGCCCCATATCATCACCACGGAGCAGGAGGAGCCCTGTCCCCGTAGAGGATGCATTCAACGTCACTGCCAGTGGCAGCCAG GAGGAGTACACCTCATCCACAAGTCGTCTGCAGCGCTTGCTGGCAGAGTCGCAGCAAATGGTGGCCAGTCTGGAACGTTCTTCTGGAAAATCTCTGAGCCCCACCCCGAGCCCCACCTCCAACTCTGTCTGCAGCCTCCGTGCTAACCATAACAATAGCAATAGTCACAACCACTCCCAGTCCTGCAGAAATAGCCTGGGAGAAAATCAGCGAATCAGG GTTGATGATTCTCAAGTACAGAGCAATCTGCAGCTCTCGGGGACTAAAGACTGTGGCCAATAG
- the ccdc62 gene encoding coiled-coil domain-containing protein 62 isoform X2, protein MPSNHVSSLSYVHTSKSPALKMEISTIEKQRMELQLLIAELKDRDQELNTMAAAHHRQLQAWEQDRQRVLTLEQRCGRLEDELQKRNEVIRAISKRLKVVEAQEKDSYRELSTAQQRVQELSQSQQHSSQQRHTLEEKTQSLNSTIMTLSSQVGQLQVHEEELTSMLKLKDKDLMEATSHILGLTNRLQESDASLKQSQARESKLLRETEEYKRRFREARHNNVQLKDDLQEKTIENNSQREELIRLKQENQLLRKELALAGEGESWKDELLGLARSKQERTESELLCLRQVCEKQQNDLQLLKLNLESAREALRRHECQRSRESPIDVTCLFVDCPISSPRSRRSPVPVEDAFNVTASGSQEEYTSSTSRLQRLLAESQQMVASLERSSGKSLSPTPSPTSNSVCSLRANHNNSNSHNHSQSCRNSLGENQRIRVDDSQVQSNLQLSGTKDCGQ, encoded by the exons ATGCCTTCTAATCATGTGTCATCTCTGTCCTATGTGCACACCTCAAAG TCTCCAGCACTTAAAATGGAAATCTCTACCATTGAAAAGCAACGGATGGAGCTGCAGCTCCTGATAGCAGAGCTGAAGGACCGTGACCAGGAGCTCAACACCATGGCTGCGGCCCACCACAGGCAGCTCCAGGCATGGGAGCAGGACCGCCAGAGAGTGCTGACTCTGGAGCAGCGGTGTGGACGCCTTGAGG ACGAGCTACAGAAGCGTAATGAGGTGATCCGAGCCATTAGCAAGCGCTTGAAGGTCGTGGAGGCACAAGAGAAGGACAGTTATCGAGAGCTCAGCACTGCCCAGCAACGAGTGCAGGAGCTGAGCCAGAGCCAACAGCATAGTAGCCAACAGCGACACACCCTGGAG GAAAAGACACAGAGTCTGAACTCCACCATCATGACTCTCTCATCCCAGGTTGGCCAGCTCCAAGTTCATGAAGAGGAGCTCACTTCCATGCTTAAACTTAAG GACAAAGACTTGATGGAAGCCACCAGTCACATATTAGGCCTAACCAATCGGCTGCAGGAATCTGACGCATCATTAAAGCAGTCTCAAGCACGTGAGAGCAAATTGTTACGGGAAACTGAAGAATACAAGCGACGCTTCAGAGAGGCCAGACATAATAACGTTCAACTAAAAg ATGATCTTCAGGAGAAGACCATAGAGAACAACAGTCAGCGAGAAGAGCTCATTCGGCTTAAACAAGAGAACCAGTTGCTCAGGAAAGAACTGGCTCTAGCAG GTGAGGGTGAAAGCTGGAAGGATGAGTTACTTGGACTAGCACGGTCAAAGCAAGAGCGCACAGAGTCCGAGCTTCTCTGCCTGCGACAG GTGTGTGAAAAGCAGCAGAACGACTTGCAGTTGTTGAAGCTCAACCTAGAAAGTGCCAGGGAGGCACTGAGACGGCATGAATGTCAAAGGTCACGTGAAAG CCCAATAGATGTGACTTGTCTGTTTGTGGACTGCCCCATATCATCACCACGGAGCAGGAGGAGCCCTGTCCCCGTAGAGGATGCATTCAACGTCACTGCCAGTGGCAGCCAG GAGGAGTACACCTCATCCACAAGTCGTCTGCAGCGCTTGCTGGCAGAGTCGCAGCAAATGGTGGCCAGTCTGGAACGTTCTTCTGGAAAATCTCTGAGCCCCACCCCGAGCCCCACCTCCAACTCTGTCTGCAGCCTCCGTGCTAACCATAACAATAGCAATAGTCACAACCACTCCCAGTCCTGCAGAAATAGCCTGGGAGAAAATCAGCGAATCAGG GTTGATGATTCTCAAGTACAGAGCAATCTGCAGCTCTCGGGGACTAAAGACTGTGGCCAATAG